In Desulfosudis oleivorans Hxd3, the DNA window CCGCACAGGGTGCAGTCCGCGTCCGTGATTTCGGGCAGACAGGCCCCGACAATGCCGATATCCTTGATCTGGGGCTGGGAGCAGGCATTGGGGCACTCGGCCAGAGTGACGCGGAACTCGTGATGAAACTTGATGTTTCCACCAACGGTGCGGCGAAGAAATCCGGCCAGGTCTTCTTTTTTTAAAAGGGCTTCGATCCGTTCGGCCAGGCGCCCGGTGCTGTTGGCCATGTTGGGACAGCTACCCTGGCTGAAGCAGGAATCCAGTTGGTATCCCTTGACCTCGGCGGACATGTTTTCTAAAAACCGCTTGCGGGTGGTGTTGACTTCGTTGATGGTGACCTTCTGCCGGCCCCGGGCCGCGGCCTCGCTTTCCACGCGGGCCCGCACCTTCTTTCTGACAAAAAAGGGCACTTTTTTGATGGCGGCCTCGGCCTCGTCGGTCCATTTCATTGTGTGGTTCGTCTCCCGATCAGGTACACCAGACAATTGCATCGTCGTCGGTTAAGCCGTTTTCCCCAGAGGGTTCAAGGGGTCGAGGGGCCAAGTGAACTGCAGGTACGCCGGCTAAGTCGGTTAGGAACTGGAATGTCGGTTCCGACATCTTTATCTGTCTGGACCGGTTTATGGCAAGACCTCTCTGATGCGCAGTTTTTCCTGTATGATTTTTTCCGGCAGGTTATAAAGGGTGTCAAGCAGGGCCGCCTGAAAGCTTCCCGGTCCGTTCGATATCCTGGCGGCCTCCTCACCGGCAAGGCCGTAGTATCCCAGGGCCGCGGCACTTGCCACCAGAAGGTCCGGTTCAACGGCGCAGAAGCAGGAGATCACGGTGGTGGCGGAACAGCCGGTGCCGGTGACCCGGCCGAACATGGGGGTTCCGTTGTGAACCTCAAGGGTTCGGGTTCCGTCCGTGACGATGTCCACCGGGCCGGTGACGGCAACGACTTTTTCTAATTCTCCTGCCAGCAGGCCCGCTTCGTGGCGGACCGCATCCACGGTTTCAAGCGAATCCACGCCGCGGATGTTGACGGTTTCTTTATCTGCAAACAGGGACATCACCTCAGACGCGTTTCCCCGAATAACATTTACCCCCACCTCGGCAAGGATTTTTTTTGCGGCCCCGGTCCGAAGGGGGGTTGCCCCTGATCCCACCGGGTCAAGCACAATGGGTATACCGCGCTGTTCCGCGACTTTTCCGGCCATGACCATGGCGTCTATCCAGTAGGGCGTAAGTGTGCCGATGTTCAGGTTGAGAGCGCCGGCAAAGGCCGCCATCTCCTTTACTTCTTCATGGGCATGGGCCATGACAGGCGAGGCCCCGACGGCAAGGGTCACGTTGGCCGTTATGTTCATCACCACAAAGTTGGTGATGTGGTGAACCAGTGGCCGCTGTTCTCTGACCTTACGTCGTATGGCTATCGTTTTTTGGGCAAATTCATGTTCGTTCATGGTTGTCTCCGGATCACCCGCGTTTCAGCATTCCAGAATATGGATGGCATCCCCACAGGCGATGGGCCCGCCTTCCAGGACCCGGGCAAAGATGCCCTCCCTGGGCATGATGCAGTCTCCGGCCAGGTGGTAGATGGCGCACTTGTTGTGGCAGGTCTTGCCGATCTGGGTGATCTCCACAACAGCGGCATCGCCCAGTTTGAGACGGGTGCCGATGGGAAGGGTCAGCCAGTCAATGCCCGAGGTGGCGATATTTTCGGCAAAATCGCCAAAGGTAACGTCAAGCCCCCGGGCCGCGGCCCCTTCAATGCTTTCGGACGCAAGGAAGCTCACCTGCCGATGCCAGGCGCCGGCATGGGCGTCGTTTTCAAGGCCGTGGTCTTTTA includes these proteins:
- a CDS encoding 4Fe-4S dicluster domain-containing protein gives rise to the protein MKWTDEAEAAIKKVPFFVRKKVRARVESEAAARGRQKVTINEVNTTRKRFLENMSAEVKGYQLDSCFSQGSCPNMANSTGRLAERIEALLKKEDLAGFLRRTVGGNIKFHHEFRVTLAECPNACSQPQIKDIGIVGACLPEITDADCTLCGACVAACRDPAVCLDEANTRPVIDPGLCLACGACAKACPTGTITEGQKGYRILLGGKLGRHPKLARPLDGIFSEDQVIDIIRRCITFYKANSKKGARFADIYTGPKDIGLSQP
- the thiM gene encoding hydroxyethylthiazole kinase is translated as MNEHEFAQKTIAIRRKVREQRPLVHHITNFVVMNITANVTLAVGASPVMAHAHEEVKEMAAFAGALNLNIGTLTPYWIDAMVMAGKVAEQRGIPIVLDPVGSGATPLRTGAAKKILAEVGVNVIRGNASEVMSLFADKETVNIRGVDSLETVDAVRHEAGLLAGELEKVVAVTGPVDIVTDGTRTLEVHNGTPMFGRVTGTGCSATTVISCFCAVEPDLLVASAAALGYYGLAGEEAARISNGPGSFQAALLDTLYNLPEKIIQEKLRIREVLP
- a CDS encoding MOSC domain-containing protein codes for the protein MKIVSIAASKHKGTRKTTVQKAQLIKDHGLENDAHAGAWHRQVSFLASESIEGAAARGLDVTFGDFAENIATSGIDWLTLPIGTRLKLGDAAVVEITQIGKTCHNKCAIYHLAGDCIMPREGIFARVLEGGPIACGDAIHILEC